TATTTCAGTATTGTCTTCAGGTGAAGTAGTGTTCATATCCAAGTCCTTGTTGATTTGTGTTTGATCAACATTATAGACGTAAAATTTGGCAACAGCCACAAAGCAAAAGAAATTGATAGCACTGAGAAGAGCCAAGAATGCATAATAATAATCTAAGCGGGAAGCATTTAGATTATCCAAAATCCAACTCTTGTGACCATGTTTGCGGGTGAGATCAGCGACAGTTGAAAGCAGAAAACTATTAAGAAAATTTCCAATGCTCAAGGTGGTTGTGAAATATGAGGTTCCCAAACTTTTCATGGCTTCTGGTGCTTGATCATAGAAGAACTCCAACTTGGCAACATCAACAAAGGTGTCGGCAATTCCTGTAAAAGCAAACTGAGGGAGGAGGATGAAAATGGTTAGAGGAATTTTATCAAGCTGGCCTAAAAGGTTATTTTCTCTTGCCACACTGAGTCTCTTCCTCTCAACAAAGCATGCAGTGAGCATAATGATAACATGTAGCACAAGTCCAATTCCAAGTCTCTGCAGCAAGGAGATCCCTCTGGGGTTCTTGGTGTAGTGCCGGATTGCAGGAACGAAAAGACGGTCATAGATCACAACGCTTATCAGCATGAAGATGTTCACAAAAGCTATAAGACATGCTGGAGGGATTTCAAAATGGGGTCCCATTCTCCTGTCTAGTGTGGTGCCTTGTCTGATGAAGAGTGTGGTGGTTTGAGCTATTATGGTGCTTGGAATGCACGTAGTGATCAAAATAGGAACCATTTTCATCATTTGCTTGGTTTCCTCAATTTGAGTCACAGTACAAAGCATCCATGGTGATGTTTCTCCTGTCTTCACTGCAGCTTTGTCTAGGAATCTGCACACATTTGTCAAAAAAGTtacaataaacaaaagaaatatacaatTTGAAGAGGAATTTGATTACTAGCCTTAATGAAGAACTGTGATAAATTCTTGTTCTCCCTTTACTTGCATAATACTCTTCCATGCTGAGCTCATGTAGCTGATTTAAATCATCCGGGACATGAACCTTCCACTTCCTCAGTGCAGACACAAGTACCTGGACCATTCTGGTTAAAGGGCTGCCAGAGGGTAATCTATGCCTATAAAGAGGAGTTCCTAGCAGAAACATGAATATTGAAACGGCTAGAGCAATGGTTGGGATCCCATAACCAAGGCCAAAACCAACTCTGTCTTGTATGTAAACCAAGAGAGTTTGGGCTGAAATGGTTCCAATTAGAATATAGAACACCCACCAATTGTAGAAGGAAAGCTTTTGGGACCTCTCTTTTGGTTCAAACTCGTCAAATTGGTCTGCTCCCATTGTAGAAATGTTGGGCTTGGTCCCCCCTGTGCCTGCTGCAATGATGTACAAGGCAAAGAAGAAAATTCCCACTTGCAATGAGGATGCTTGTGGGCAATCTTGGTCTGCAACTCCTGGAGCACATGCTGGTGGTCTCAATCCTGGTAGTGACACTGCTAGCGTCAACAAACACATCCCCTGCAACCAAAAATACAAGACCATTTCCctttataatgttaaaatgcAACATATGTTATAATCTAAAACTCATAACACTCATAACACTAACAAGACAACGTGAGTCCCATATAAGGGATTGATATTAGTTTCAATCCAAGATCTTAAGACAATATACCAGAAGGTAAATGGCTGATGCTATAACGAAAGTCCAATATCGGCCAAGATAGGCATCGGCTATGTAAGCTCCGGCAGCTGGCATGATCCAAACTGCACCAGCCCAGTTGGTCACGTGATTTGAAGATTTGACAGTGCCCTCATGAAGCTTCTTTGTTAGATACAATACTAGGTTTGATGCTATCCCATAGTATGCCATTCTTTCAATCATTTCATACCCTACAATTGATTATCAAACATAATGGTGTAAGCACATTGTCACAACAACTCATTCACTTCTCTCTTCATCATCCTAAAACAATTTGTACAAAcaaactcttaaaaaaaatctctcTTTTTAACACATCTTGTTTCAAACATATAATagtcattttgtttttgaaagtgTATGAACATTGTCATGTTTTTTTtggatgttaaaaaaattaatataagatactaattttcttaaaaaaggtcacagttatattaatttaaaaaacgtAGGACTTGTTATTGTTTAAAACACTAAACAACAATAAGTCAATAGGTTTACAGACTTTAATGAAAGAATTTATGGTTTTAAAGagttgtttaaaattatttttaaaattaatgtaacaaTATGGTAAAGTAAAGGAATGAGTAGAAAAAGggtctaaaaataaaaattggttgCATTTACCTACAATGAAGGAAGAAGCTCTCCAGCTTCCAGTATTTGATCTTAAAACTGGTTTACCATTGAGGTCCACTGTGCCATCTTGGGTGTAATCCTTCTCTCTTCTACTACCTGCaaaccctttttcttcttcttccactccCATCATGCTGTATGTTAACTTTTTAGCTTTTCATCAACACCATTTTATATACTTAAGAtggaatatttaaattttattacaattttaaactCATATACCATAAAATTGCTTAGCTAAAATCCAAAATATGAAACACATATATTTGTTGCCTTCTTTTTGTCATGCACTTTGAATTATATCAATTAATCATACAAAAAGTCAAACAAATCAACTATCATAAAAACTTCTtcatttcatatgttaattttgTCCTCTTTCCGTCATTAGTTACTAATTCTACTAATAATATGCTTCCTTCTTAATTTAGGTAGGTCCTTCCTGtttgtaaaataattagttttttttatttaatttaacgagttgtattataaaaaaaaaaataacgagtTAGAGACGgaaataagaaaattgaaatttccgAAAGCATTTATTCTTTGTGGATACATCCACGTACATGGCGTCAAAGGCTAAAAGCATGcatagttaataataataaaataaaataaaatatcattagagGGTTCATTATATCCAATATTAAGatgaataataaatagtttGGAGTTGAAGATCAACACTACTTGttcatattttcttattaaggaaaaatatatagaaataaaaaatgctaAAGATGTCATATTGCAGCTGCATCTTGTTAGAAGTATTATcacaaaaagaattatttaaggAACAATTCTTACGTTATACGTTTAGGATCATATAATAAAGATGTCAGATTATAACtgtttattatataatctaGGTTTTAGTAAAAttcataagttaaaaaaaaaaaaactcagatATTTTTGAGAGAAACAGCACAGTGGTTGCaacttttaaattgattatatcaATCTTTATTTGTACactacttttattattttttgtttttcaaattaacatattttactgcataataataaatattattataaattatataaaattatgcttaataagttaataaagctaaatttaataaacataaCCGCCACTATCACACCTTTGTTTCTACTAATGTCGTTTAGTTaaaatcgattaactaatcatTTGTTtacctaattttaattataccCGGTTATACAACCAattttggatatatatatatatatatatatatatatatatatatatatatatatatatattccgtTATTTAACtagctttaaaaaaaaataaaacatgccATGATAAATTGTTATAGTTTGACTATAATGATTACTATTCACATGGgttaatgtttataataattttcaattaagcAGTTGATTAGgattatgattaattatttttttttataaatggttATATTTAGACGACTTGGTCagttaagaataatattaatctATACATTTTAAGagagaataattaaatatatacatatatagatTCATAACAATATTAATCACGGATTCCGATAATGAATATGTATGtattaataatatgattatatatatatataaaaaaaaaaacatctcatACTTTTATCCTTTATAAAAGTGACTTGGATTACCAGTTACGAAAAACaagcttttaaaattttctataacaTAACTTTGATAAGGATTTTcagaaaagaatttttttcaacaaGCTTTCCGAAACTAAAGCAGTGCATTCTGAAATGAATTGTTggaacaaattaaattttatagaataaagtttctggaataatttttttaaaataaattttcttaaatgagtctgaaacacataaaatacattttgaaataaGGTTTTCCTtcacaaatgattttttttctcttctcttcttcctctgtaATGGCGGCAGCAGAGGTGAGAACAATGGTAATGTGTCACAATAATGAAAAAGGATATTTTAGTCTTCTACATTACTAGTACAGTTGCAGTTAGTAAGAATAGCGGTTACATTAAGTAGAATCCAAATCTAGTACAAAATCACCTAATAAATTCCCGAAAATGAAAAGATTGCGTCTAACGAttattaatcataaataccatATCACTACTTTTTTAACTTTCCAACATTCTTGAGCCAAACGATCAACTTCTGTGTCTCTGAGGCAGTTcacagaaaacaacaaaataaaactgcATTCGATGTGGTACTTAAGACATTACAGCCTGTCATCACAACGGTCACTtcctactttttctttttgataataaacaaataaaacaaattattattactacatATTTATGGAGAGAGCGTTACACTGTCCACTCCCTCTGCTATTGTCTGTGGACAGTGGAAGGTGGCATGGCATGAAGACCAAACCCTTTGCCTTAGCATTGTTGTTGTGAACCTCAGAAAGTAAGAACACAGATCTGTCGTCACAATGGGTTGCTTTCTTCATTGCTTTGGTTCCTCCACAAGCACCAAACCCAGGCGCAAGGCTCATCGTCAACATGTAACCAACCCTTCACCTTCTCTTCTTCAagcttctatctttttcatctaatttaGTTACCCTTTTCTTTGGTTTCTCATAAACTGCCCGGAAAagactttattttttaagttttacacTTGCACCTCCTATTATATGTGGGTTTTGTCTTTTTATTCTTCGGTCTAACTAGCTTAATAGATGAAGGTTTCTCTAACCTCATTGAGTCTTTTCAATGTTGTTGCAGCGAAATGCCAAAGACAGGTTGGAGCGACCAAATGTGTGTTCTGTGCCGGACTACTCTCAAATGGTGGTACATAGCACTGCATCACAAGAAGTACAGTAAGTAATTGACTAACTGAGTTTGTAATGTTCTACTTTAGTTCACAAGAAAGCATGCTTGGTTTTGGAATTGAAGTTTGTGATTTAGATAAATGGGTATGGGATGCAGGGCTAAACCTCTGGAGAAGCTAAACGCAAGCCCCAAAAAGAAAGTGACTTTTGATGTCAATGTGAAAACGTACGAGCCAGATGAAGTTTTTGATTTCCAAACAGAGAAGAGTGAAGAGGAAAGACCTTCGGTTGAAACGTTAAGCCAAACAAAGTCTGAAGAAAGTTCGGTTACTTCAACTGGGTCTTACCCAACAGATCATAGGTACCACAATTGCACATGTAGTGATGATGAAGATGCAGCAATGGAGTATTGGGATAGTGATTTGACtgatgaggatgaggatgatgatggtGATAGTGACATGGGAGAAGAATATGATGAAATGGGGGAAGACTTTGAAGATGGAATAGTGTACTCAAGTTCAAGAAATGGTGATAATCAAGAGGTTGTTGCAGAGGTGGAAAGTCCAATTCCAGTGTACGATAAGGATGTGAAGTCAATTGGGTTGAACCCCAATGTTCGAGATAGGAGTGTGTATGTTCATTCTGTGCTAAACCCTGTGGAGAACCTCACTCAATGGAAAGCAGTTAAGGCTAAAAGAGGACCACCATTGGTGTCTCAGAAGGAGAATTTGGTTTTGAAGCAAGAGTCCCGACCTGCATTTGGTGCTGAATCACCCAAGAAGTTGAACCGGGAAATCGCAGTTGATGCTAGCCTTTCAAATTGGTTAGGTTCATCAGAAACTACACCTGTTAGCAAGAGTTCGTATGCAGAGAGAAATAGCTCACATGGCTCCAATACTGTGGTGAGCCATGAAGATAGGCCTATTTTAGGTGCATTATCAGTTGAAGAGCTTAAGCAGTTTTCAGCTTCTTGTTCACCAAGAAAATCACAAAGAGATGAGATTGCCATCATAGGCAGTGTTGGTAGCTACTGGAATTGTGGGAGCTATGCTCAGGATTCTGGCTCAGCAAATCGAGTGACTTCAAGAAGGGTACAATACAATTGATGTGAAAGTTAGAGAGTGAATATGAGACAAGGTTGTTACTCATGTAGGTTAAGGCAAGATTCAATTGAGGACTGGTTTGTTAGgtgcaatttttttattcttttgtgaATGTGATACAGTGTGATGTTTGTTTGTGTTGCATTCTGCGATTTGATTAATAACACTATTATCATGTAGTTTTATCTGTACACTTATTATCATGTAGTTTTATCTGTACACTGTTTCTGAATTTTCTTCCATGATAAATTGAGGTTTAATTTATTTGGAGGTTTGTATTTTTGCACTTTTGCGTTACTTAGGATTTTGTATTTTGAAGTTGATCAATTTGattcttattaataaaaaattgaaataatactGTCTCTGCCGTTAAATTTTGTCGCTACTAAATTATTTCAAGTTTTcataaataaacatcaaattaaGCTACTTCAAAATTCAAGAATCTAAATTAAGCTATTTCAAAATTCTGGGATCTAAATGACGTAAAACTACACAAATACATAAATCGATTAAGTTATGATAAACTTTTATGTCCTGTTTAACTATAAATTTGGgcataaaaaaactatttaactATAAAAAGGTTTATATTGCTTTTCATTGACTTCACCTTTTTAAATTTGCTTTGTAGGACATTTTAGTTCAAATTATTATCTCAATTTCACGGATTGCTGCATTTTAGTTCAAATTAATTACCAGACTTTTCAAAGAGATGAGATGTTTTAGTTTATTCTACTTATATCTATTCGTTtacatatacttttaaatactggtgcttcattatttttttaaggtgtCGTTTAaggttattttaagaaaatacttataaggtattatattttatctttttttttctgtcataaTAAATGCGTAAACTACTTAAAAATTAGATGAAAGgtaatcttataaatatatgaaaataatgaatgttattttctaaactttgaaaatgaaagttaagtagaaacaaaaatatttcaaatttatgatatttaaaaagaacTACTAAGCACGGATAAGTGCtacatctattttattttataataaaaaatcacatttttcttcttgaaatatTACTAAATTTCAACAACTTTTAAGTCatttaataatacaatattttcttaaaatattttaccttcAGTTATTGTGTTACTTTTAGTTATAggtttattttacatatttggattgatttattttaaaattcacataTGTGGCGAAAAAGTTGTAAAATGGATGCATGTGCGATTTTGTAGTCGTCTTACTATTTAACGATTTTggtgaattaaaatttaattaactaatatcATTAACTAAAGTTGTATACATGATTAACAACTtcaatcttaaataaaattgtacatATGACGACTTTAATTTCAATGAAGTGGTGCTTAGGGTTGATGGCTCCAACCTCAAACCATTTTTAACTAAAGTCACGTATAGGAATGACGATTTCAGCACAAATCCATTTTACACCAGTTATGTCTAAGGTTGGTGACTTTAACTTGTGTAAAAGAGTTAAAATCGTATATTTTGTGATGACTTCAGTTTACGccgttttaattttattattggttttataatttatttttgcaaattgACTTCgttattttttacctttttggATAATTTTAGATCTGTAAATCTTGGTGTATGTTTTGGATAACTTTAGGTTtgttaatttagaataaaatttagacaaaagatgaatagaaaagtaaaacatttattaatgatTGAAATTTCAAGTGAAACATATACTATTAGGATTTATATAGACAATTGCTTCTATTGTGTCTTTCATCTCGAAAATAAGAACATTTTTTAGGTATGTTAGGAGTTTGCTCATCCATTTAATTATGAATACGGTTAATTGTTGGTCATATTGATTGATGACGTCTCATAGTAGGGTTAGGTATGAAATGTGGTCTGTTATAGGTAGaccaatttcaatttaaattggATGATATTAGAACTCATAAGCCTTTAAGATATTGTAAAAGTACACATGGGCAACACATGTCAATATTtgtaaatgataaaaagaatagACTACAAATACATGGGGATAAAACAATCAAAGAGCTTGAAACTCACCACAATCACACCATCTTTCCTTTAATTTAATAGTGTATGACATAGGGTGACGTTCTAGTTGCAGAGTGAtgatcttttaaatattaaattctaaattttggcGATCAAATCTTTGCATATGACACATTGCAGattgcatttcattttttctcaaaatagcaaCAATATCTTTAGGATATTGATGTCCTCCCCATAGCATGCATTCGATCTTTGTTTCTCGTTCAACAAACTAGGATATTCTTATTTCAAATGTCTTCTTTACTAAAGCACAAATTGGTAAAGATTGTGGGACATTTAATGTTGAATTTATGCATTCCGCTAGTTTTGTTGTCATGTGATCATGCCTCTTACCGTTGTCATATGCTTATGTCCATTTTTCTAGTGAGATTTGATCAATCCAAGACATTGATTGGCAAAATTTTGGTCTTATAGCCATCAAATTTATGTGTAAAGTGGGTTGTTTGAAATTTAAGTTGGGGTTCAATGGTCTTGGAATGATTATATTGTGCTTTAGATCTTAGAGTTAGAACTGCCCAGAAAAACATTGGAGGGTGCATCCTTCTATTGTAGTGTTGGTCATAGGAATACATTAAGACAATTTCTCCATCAATTAACCCTTTAACAACCGAAGATATTGCGATAAGAGTTGACTTTCCACTTGTTAAGAGGTGGGGTTTTGCACATACACTCTAAAAAAATCACCCTACCAACATAGTTCTAGTCATAAGAAAGTTGTTAGACGACTTAAAGTCTAAAgagattctcaatcaaatttttcttgtaattttttaagaatattttcctttaatatttatgaaatttattacAATTCCTATGGACTCCTATGGATAGAGTATCATTAGGGGTGGATAGTTGATTAGAATGACCAACACACTTGGTTCATTCAAAGTATTTTATTCACGAGTAATGGCCATTTGCATGACATCATGTCATATATGTAATGGCACATTAGTTGTACAACTTGCTACATATCGCCTCTCGAATTGACATCTGATGACGATGTAAGTTTAATTTCTAAAAGATTGACTCATGtacttattttctatttataactaATTTCCATTCTCTTCCCACAGTATGACATTCCACCGTAGTCTCAATCTCGTTATTAAGATGTTGTGTCTTCTTCTTATAGTCAACAAGTTCATCGGCACACAGTTGGTTAGTCTAGTTTATCTAGTATGCACCAAACTCCAAAGTCAACGAGCATggatcatcatcaaaacatgTCTTTTTAGTCACCATCCTAAAGTGTTTTGTTCACATATAATATTTTCCCTGATCAACTAGATATTTATGTTGAAGTCTCGCCAATCCTAGGCACGACTTGAGCGCAACATGGATTTATGCTGAAGTCGACATTCTTATGCACGACTTCAATTCAAAATGGATTGAGGTTGAAGTTACTAACCCTAAGCACGAGTTTAGTGAAGTCATATGTAAGGTTAAAGTCACTAATCATGTATACCACTTTACTTAACAatgattaattaagtttaatatgGCTAAAGTTATTAAAGGACGACTTCAATATTATTAAGAAATCATTCTTGATTTTTATGACTTTCTAATGGTGACATTATCATCATGACATGATGTACGATTTATCCcttctaatatttaatttaaaatgtgatccagtaaatttcaaaataaattaatccaAATGtgcaaaaaatatttagttacgTAATCATAGTTTGATTtgttatttgaaagaaaataaattttaaaaattatatttctataaaaaaaatacattgtaaaatgaatattaattgGTTAATGAAATGTAATGCGTTTCACTTTTTTTCCTTAGTGTATCTAAAGTTAAAGCAAAAGTAGTATCTTGATGGAAGAAAAGGGAAATTGTTCTGTGTATAtatggtttaaaaaaaaaactaaaaagagacAGGGAGAGAGATTGACAATACTATTCCTGTTGGTGCATAATAGAAAGTAATGTAggataatactttttatttataaaaattagcaACGCAGATTTGcaaatttaaattagatatttgttatgaatttttgtatataatttcgAATATGTATATGTCCGtgtctaatgtttattttatgtttagaaCAAATTGTATGGGTCGTGTAATGTATTAATACGAAATGATAGATGTAGTTTACTTTATAAGAAAGAACAACTCCAACATCTAAAGGTTTTTTAAACAACTTCTATAACACCAAACTAAATAACATAAGATCAAAACTTGCTTAAACAACCAATTAATTCTTATTTCTGATATCATTAAAACAGATGGAATACAAAACTTCCACATAGAAAGGAATTAAACTCGGAGAAAATAAAGTCCTTACCAATAACAGATTTATAACCAACTAACTCCTAAATTATGAGTCTAATTGGGTAAAAACTTAAAGagaatgtgaaaagaaaaaatataaaattttagataaaaaaaattatttaaaacctatttgtaattttttttaaagatattttccttaaatttcattaaaattcaaCTAcctatacatttaaaaaaaaaaagtgtaaatagGCACATCTGTTAATGAATTTGTCAAGcatgtaaaaatgaaaagtatGACTTTTATCAAGTTTCAGAGCATTTAAtggacattttaaattttcttaaaaggtCTTGTTAGGAATATTTATTAGCAAAACTTTTGAGATTTACCTCCGAacactttattaattattattactattatgtGTAATCCTACGTCGATTCTATTAAAGATTTTATCCAATAAGAAAATACTGTTGTTTTTAATAGAACTGGTCTAGTTTCACAACTTTTTtggcaacaaaaaaaaaagttgggataggtataaaatttgattattttccttattttgtttaaaatggtAGTTAAAGAAAGGGATGCTTTTGACTGTagatcctttttcttttctttctttatggaCAAATGCTacaaacaactttaaatataaaaggcAAAAGCAAAAGTGTAAATCAAGATAAAAAGCTGCTTTATTTATAAGACTAAAACATAGACGTACACAAAAGCAAATTTGCTAGGAACAATGCATTGACTAATTCAGACATACATAGATATACATGTTTCAATCATCAAGGACCAACCATACTgtaatttcaactttcaaagtCAAGACCAAAAGTTAAATGCGtgtggaaaatgaaaataacatatttGTACTAGTTATGACACACTATTTCTGAAAGCCTCTAAGCTTGTTCATGGTTATCATGCTAAATGGCTGGGAAAGATAAGGCTGAGTAGTAGCCGATAGTTCTTGTGCCACAGCACGCATGATGGGTCTGGACTCTGGAAACTCACGTGTGCATGCCAAAGCTATCGTCATTGTGAACACTACTGCTTCTGCCAATTGGCCTGTAGGAGGTGGAAGCCTTTGATCTAACACGTCCTTCAGTAGCACCTCTGCTTCATCCCTTGATGACAAATACTTGACTGAAGACAGTGTATCCAACAGTTCTCCAGGATGTTTTCCCATCAATATCTCCATCACCACCACTCCAAAACTATACACGTCACACTTCTCCGTCACTCTCATTGTTTGTGCCAGTTCTACAAATTTCAACTTTTCTCAGTCTCATCACACCCTTTAATTTACATATTCTGAATAAAACTCCTAAGCATTGTACGTGACACAAGAGTATATTCagacattgataaaaaaaaaaaccatatttttaaaattgtcagaAACATTTAACAGAACATATTAAAGACTGCCTTAGTAT
The sequence above is drawn from the Vigna radiata var. radiata cultivar VC1973A chromosome 3, Vradiata_ver6, whole genome shotgun sequence genome and encodes:
- the LOC106757529 gene encoding protein NRT1/ PTR FAMILY 5.2-like, whose amino-acid sequence is MMGVEEEEKGFAGSRREKDYTQDGTVDLNGKPVLRSNTGSWRASSFIVGYEMIERMAYYGIASNLVLYLTKKLHEGTVKSSNHVTNWAGAVWIMPAAGAYIADAYLGRYWTFVIASAIYLLGMCLLTLAVSLPGLRPPACAPGVADQDCPQASSLQVGIFFFALYIIAAGTGGTKPNISTMGADQFDEFEPKERSQKLSFYNWWVFYILIGTISAQTLLVYIQDRVGFGLGYGIPTIALAVSIFMFLLGTPLYRHRLPSGSPLTRMVQVLVSALRKWKVHVPDDLNQLHELSMEEYYASKGRTRIYHSSSLRFLDKAAVKTGETSPWMLCTVTQIEETKQMMKMVPILITTCIPSTIIAQTTTLFIRQGTTLDRRMGPHFEIPPACLIAFVNIFMLISVVIYDRLFVPAIRHYTKNPRGISLLQRLGIGLVLHVIIMLTACFVERKRLSVARENNLLGQLDKIPLTIFILLPQFAFTGIADTFVDVAKLEFFYDQAPEAMKSLGTSYFTTTLSIGNFLNSFLLSTVADLTRKHGHKSWILDNLNASRLDYYYAFLALLSAINFFCFVAVAKFYVYNVDQTQINKDLDMNTTSPEDNTEISQSTTTR
- the LOC106757165 gene encoding uncharacterized protein LOC106757165, with amino-acid sequence MGCFLHCFGSSTSTKPRRKAHRQHRNAKDRLERPNVCSVPDYSQMVVHSTASQEVQAKPLEKLNASPKKKVTFDVNVKTYEPDEVFDFQTEKSEEERPSVETLSQTKSEESSVTSTGSYPTDHRYHNCTCSDDEDAAMEYWDSDLTDEDEDDDGDSDMGEEYDEMGEDFEDGIVYSSSRNGDNQEVVAEVESPIPVYDKDVKSIGLNPNVRDRSVYVHSVLNPVENLTQWKAVKAKRGPPLVSQKENLVLKQESRPAFGAESPKKLNREIAVDASLSNWLGSSETTPVSKSSYAERNSSHGSNTVVSHEDRPILGALSVEELKQFSASCSPRKSQRDEIAIIGSVGSYWNCGSYAQDSGSANRVTSRRVQYN